The Terriglobales bacterium genome contains a region encoding:
- a CDS encoding Crp/Fnr family transcriptional regulator: MPPVRNGPKTFDPKAFLASIGQGRRMLEFRKKENIYVQGEPANAILYLQKGRVKLTVVSQQGKEAVIGLLGPGDFFGEGCIAGQPLRMSTALAMTDCSVVRIEKKAMMQVLHQQSAFSDLFVAYLLARNIRYEEDLVDQLFNSSEKRLARILLLLARFGKEGKPEPVIPPITQETLAEMVGTTRSRVNFFMNRFRKLGFIKYNGGMEVHSSLLSVVLHD; this comes from the coding sequence ATGCCACCCGTTAGGAATGGCCCGAAAACGTTTGACCCCAAGGCGTTCCTGGCCAGCATTGGCCAGGGCAGGCGGATGCTGGAGTTCCGCAAGAAGGAGAACATCTATGTCCAAGGGGAGCCTGCGAACGCGATCCTTTATCTGCAGAAGGGCAGGGTGAAGCTCACGGTGGTGTCCCAACAGGGCAAGGAAGCGGTCATAGGACTGCTCGGCCCCGGGGACTTCTTTGGCGAGGGGTGCATTGCGGGTCAGCCCCTACGCATGTCTACCGCCCTGGCCATGACCGACTGCTCCGTGGTCAGAATCGAAAAGAAGGCGATGATGCAGGTGCTTCACCAGCAAAGCGCATTCTCCGATCTCTTCGTGGCGTATCTGCTGGCGCGCAACATCCGATACGAAGAAGACCTGGTCGATCAGCTCTTCAATTCGAGCGAGAAACGGCTGGCTCGGATCCTTCTGTTGCTGGCCCGCTTTGGCAAAGAAGGAAAGCCGGAGCCTGTCATCCCCCCCATCACTCAGGAAACCCTGGCCGAGATGGTCGGCACCACCCGCTCGCGCGTCAACTTCTTCATGAACCGGTTCCGAAAGCTGGGATTCATCAAGTACAACGGCGGAATGGAAGTGCATAGTTCGCTGCTCAGTGTGGTTCTGCACGATTGA